The genomic region CCGGCCTCGGAGAGCGACGCCTATCTCGCGGAGGATAAGCTGACGGTCGTCCTTATGGATAAGGACGGGCGACTGCCGGCGCTGCCGCCGCCGAGCGACGAGGACTACCGGGTGCGGCGCCCGGGTCCGGAGCATTTTCGAGGGTGCTGCAACGAGTTCTGGTGGGTATCGCCGTACGTCGCGAAGGGCGCTTGGCGCCGGGAGATGCTGTACGCGACGGAGCATCTCGACATCGTCCGCGACATGCTGCTGAAGATGCTGGAATGGCGGGTCGGCTGGGATACGGAATTCCGCGTAAGCATAGGCAAGTCTTACAAATATTTAGAGCGTTACGTCTCGGAAGACGTCTGGCGGCGGCTGATGCGTACGTTCCCGGACGGGACGTACGAAGGCGTGTGGGCCGCGCTGTACGAGATGGGGGACTTGTTTCGCGAGACGGCACGAGAGGTGGCCGGGCTCATGAACTTCGTCTACGACGAGGAGGAGGATCGGCGCGTCTGCGAATATTTGCGGCGCGTCGAATCCATGGGGCGCGAATGAAGCGGAGGCGGTACGCGTCGGCGGTCGCAGCGCTCTTGATCGTCGCGCCCGTTGTCGTCAGCTTGCTCCATTACGGCTTCACCCGCGTCGACGACGCGTACGAGTCGCCATTCCGCAGGAGCTTGGCCGAAGCGGCGAGCGGTGGCGACGTCCTCGATATGGCGACCGTCGCACCATTCGATTGGGATCGCATGTACATGTTCCCGCCGTATACGACAAGAGATCAGATGGAGGATACCGTCGGAACGAAGTGGACGCCGCCCGTCGGATACGTCGGCTATCTGATCCATCGATCGGAGTTCGGCCGGCATGTGCTTAACGACGATTCGGTACATAAACTCGTCTTCGTTCATGGGGACGATGTCGTGCTCGATATCACCCTGGATCGTACGGTCGACTTCGCCTCGAGCCGGGGCATGGTCTTGCGAGACGAGGCGAGGTACACGCTCGAGCGAATGGAGGACGGGCGCGTCGTCGCCCGGAACACACCATAGGAGCAGGAGACTATTGAATTATGAGCGAATCCGCTGCGAAGCTGAAAGAAACGTTCAAGAACGCCCCCTATAAGTTAGGGGCGCATAGCGACCGAACCGTCCAAGTGTTGATGGAGGCGTTCCGGAACGTCGAGGAGGAGCTGGAAAGCGACATGTACGGCGCCGGCGCGGCGATCGAGGATTTCCAAGGGAAGATGGCCGCGTTCCTCGGGAAGGAGGCGGCCGTGTTTTTCCCGAGCGGCACGATGGCGCAGCAGATCGCCCTGCGCATCTGGTGCGACCGGCGAGAGCTGAAGCGCGTCGCGTATCATCCGCTATGTCATCTGGAAATCCATGAGGAAGACGGATTGAAGAAGCTGCACGGCATCGAGGCGGTGTTGTTGGCGGATCGAGACCGCGTCGTCGGCGCGGACGACGTATTGGGGATGCGGGAGGAAGTCGCCTGCGTCTTGCTCGAGCTGCCGCAGCGGGAAATCGGCGGGCAGCTGCCCCCGTACGAGGAGCTGGAAGCGATCTCGGCGTACTGTCGGGAGCGGGGCATCCGGCTTCATCTGGACGGCGCGCGATTGCTGGAGTCGCTGCCGTACTACGGCAAGACGGCCGCCGAAGTGTGCGCGCTGTTCGACAGCGTGTACTTGTCCGTCTACAAGGGAATCGGCGGCGTCGCCGGGGCCGTATTGGCCGGCGACGCTTCGTTCGCGGCGGAGTCGAAGGTGTGGAAGCGCCGGCACGGCGGCGATTTGATTAGTCTGTACCCGTATGTCCTGAGCGCCGACTATTATTTCGAGCGTCGGAAGGACGAGATGGGGCGCTACTACGAAGAGGCGAAGGAGCTGGCGGCCCGCTTTAACGCGTGCGAAGGCGTGTCGACCCGGCCGGAGACGCCGGTAACCAATATGTTCCATGTGCATCTCGCGATGCCGAAGGAAGAAGCGGAAGCTTGGCTGACGAGCGTCATCCAGGGCGCCGGCGTCGGCGTTACGTCTTACGCGAAGGAAGCGGGGGACGGAGCGAGCTATTTCGAAATCAGCATCGGCGACCGATACGGTACGATTCCTCCGTCCCGGTTGGACGGATTGTTCGAACGAATGAAAAAGGGGCTGCCCCACCAGTCTTCATGACTGGGGGCAGTCCCTTGGTTTTCGTTACCCTTGAATCGCGCTCGGATCCATCCACATGACTTCCCACAGATGGCCGTCGAGGTCCTCGAAGCTCCGGACATACATGAAGCCGTGGTCTTGCGGATCGTTCGACGCCTTGCCTCCGGCGGCCAGCGCTTTGTCGACGATCGCGTCGACCTGCTCTCGACTTTCGGCGGAGAGGGCGAGGATGACCTCCGTCGTCTTGTGCGCGTTCGCGACATCCTTCTTCGTGAACGTCGCGAAGTACTCCTCGACCAACAGCATCGCGAAGATGTTGTCGCCGATCACCATGCATGTCGCTTTCTCGTCCGTGAATTGCGGGTTGAACTCGAAGCCGACGCTCGAGAAAAATTCCGTCGTTCGTTTCAAATCTTTGATCGGTAAGTTGACGAAAATGTTGGATGTACGCAATGCCATGCTCATGCACCTCTTCATTAGATTTTTTTGGCTTTCGTTAGGTGAGTATCTGTCTTGAACATAATATACCCCATTAGGAATATTCCTGTCAAGGAATACTCATTGATTTTTTTTGCATGCGATTGAATCGCGACCTGATGTGTCCTATACTTAACTATATGGTTGAACAAAATAGCGAACGACTGGACAACGTCTTTCATGCGCTGGCGGATCCGACGAGGCGGGAGATGATCCGGCAGCTGGCCGACCGGGAGCGTACGGTCACCGAACTGGCCGCGCCGTTCGATATGTCGCTGGCGGCGGCGTCGAAGCATATCAAGGTCCTGGAGGAGGCAGGCTTGCTGAGCCGCACGGTTCGCGGACGTACCCATCTTTGTCGGTTGGACGCGGAATCTCTCGCATCCGTCTACGAATGGATCGGATTTTACGAACGGTTCTGGACGAAGCAGTTCGACGCGCTGGAGCGCGTATTGCGGGAACAAGATCGAAAGGGGGGCGATGCCACATGATTTCTTACTCGAAGACGAAAGCGGAAATTACGCGCCGGTTCGACTTTCCCGCGGAGCGGGTGTTCGACGCTTGGTTACGACCGGAGACCGCCGGGCTGTGGCTGTTCACGTCGGAGGGGAGCGATCCGTCGGGACGCATCGTCGAAATGGACCCTCGCGTGGGCGGCAAGTGGAGGATGGTCGACCGCCGCGGGGGCGTAGACTACGAAGCCGACGGGGAGTATCTCGAGATCGATCGGCCGCGCCGGATCGTCTTTACGTTCCGGATGAAGATGTTCAGCGACACGACGGATACGGTGATCGTGGAGTTCGCGCCTTCCGCGAACGGCGGCTGCGCGATGCGCTTTACGCAGGAAATTACGGTGCCGCACGACGACGATTTGTCGCCGGCGGACGTCGAGCGGATGCTTTCGGAGTATAAGGCCGGTACCGTACACGGCTGGAACGAAATGTTCGACGCGTTGGCGAAGAAGCTATAGGAAAAGGAAGTTTCCATGGGGAAGAGGCCGTCCGCGAAATATCGCGGCGGCCTTTTCGCTGTATCTGCATTAGGAGTTACTTCGCCAGATTCAATTGCCACGACACGCCGTAACGGTCCTGCACCCAGCCGAACTTGGCGCTTACGGGCGTCGGGGAAAGAGGCATCAAAGCCGCGCCGCCGTCCGTCAGCGAAGCGTAAAGCCGATCGATCTCGGCTTCGGAGTCGCATTCGACGAAGAGCGAAATCGAAGGGGTGAAGGTAAAGGCGTGCTGCGCGACGCTGTCGATGCACATGAACGTCTGCCCCTTCAACGCGAAGGTCGCATGCATAACGCTGCCTTCGGGGCCGGCTTCGTTCGGACCGAACCGATGTACGGCGCGGATTTCGGAATCGTCGAATAAGGATACGTAATAGTTCATCGCTTCTTCGGCTTGGCCGGTAAACATAAGGAACGTTGAAATTTTCGGCGTAACGGTCGTCATGATCGTCATCCTCTCCTAAAATTAGAATGTTCTATCGAATAGTTAACTGATCGGTTTAATTATAGCGAAGAAATGTCTGATAGTCAACCGAATGGTTGAATATTATTCCGAAAAGGGAGACCGCCGTCGGCGGTCTTCCGTTAGCCTTGCGTCTCTTCCATCCATCGGAGCAGCTCTTCGTCGAACGTCTCCGGCTCCTCGAGCATGGCGTAATGGCCGCTGCGTTCGAAAATTTTCTTCCTAGACGTCGGCGAGACGAGATAATCGTACGCTCCTAATCCGAGGAACACCGAGCGATCGATGAAGCGCAGCTCCTCCGTCAAGTCGACCCGGGCGAATCGTTCGTCCCACAGCCGGTCGATGATCGGAGTCGATCGGAAAACAATCTCGGATAAAACGTCTCGCTGCCGACGACGACCTGCGGCCCTTCGCCTTCGATTCGGCAGCCGAGCGCGAAATCTTCTACATACAATATTCCCTATGGGAACATGTTTTTATGTAATCTCCCTGTTCCTATTGCCTCGGAAGCCACGAATCGGCAATATTCGGTAACAGGGTGAAGCATGCCGCGGCGGATCGTCAAGCATCCATCGATTCAAAAACCGCCGACCGATTCTGCATTTACAGGCGGCATACTTCCAACGGGCAAGGCGATCCGGTCGGGCAATTGCACATGCCGCGAAGGTCGTCGATGCGGAGGATGCGAAGCTTGCCGTCGACGACGTCCAAGGTGCCGGCGTCTTTCCATTCGCTCAGCATCCGGTTGACGCTCTCCCGCGTCGCGCCGATCATGTCGCCGAGCTCGGCGTTCGTCAGCTTCAGGTCGATACGGTACGAGCCGTCCTTCTGCTTCGTGCCGCAGCTGTTGGCCATGCGGATCAACGTGGAAGCGAGCGCGCCCGGTTTTCCGTACAGCAGCAAGTCTCTCAGCTTCGACTGCACGACGCGCTGCGACAAGCCGAGCCAATACATGAATTGCAGCGACAGCCCGTCGTTGCGGGAAAACAGGGTCGACAAGTCCTTCTTCGAGAGGATGCCGATCTCGGCGTTCTGCATCGCCTGGGCGCTGTAGCCATGCTTCGAATCTTGGAAGCCGCCCATCTCGGCGATCAGGTCGCCCTTCTGGAGGACGGAGACGATCAAGTCCTTGCCTTCCTCGGTCGACTTCAGCAGCTTCACTTGGCCGGAGCGCACGTAGTACAGCTTGTCGGCCTCGTCGCCTTCCCAGAACAAGTATGTGCCCTTGGCCGCTTTCTTCCATTGCATCATCGCTTCCATCGATTGTAGCTGCTCTTCCGTCACGTATTGCGCGAAGCCTCTCGCTTGCGGCGCTGCGCCTTGTTGTTCTTGCTTCGGTTCGATATATTTAAGAGCGACTGCCATCGTTCATTCCCCCGCGTTCGTTTTCGTTACCTTAACTATAAAGCCTCGAGGCGCGGAATGTTATCGGGGAACCCTCGGAATATGGAGCGAGCGTTCCCTGATCTTTCAGTGAGAAAAATCACACCGAAGCCCCCGAACGGGCGAGGGAAATCCCCGAACCGCAAGATCAGGGTATTCCCTGAGTTACAGATCGGAAGCTTCCCGTTACAATATAAGGAGAGCGTAGAAGCGCGGAGAGGAGGGGGGAGTCGGTGTCGGACATCCCGAGCATGGAACGAGTGTTGGCCGCGCTGCGGGCTTCGACCGACAGCGACTTCTCCGCCGTCGCCCGATACGAACATGAAGTGCGATTGATCCGCTGGATCGCGGCTTCGGGACAGCGCAGCGAGCGGTACCGGCATATGCGCAAGCGGCCCGGAGAAGGCGTCGCCGGCGAGGTCATTCGATTCGGAACTGCGGTCGTTCGCGGCTACGGACCCGATGACGAGAAGCGGAGCGACGATTTCATGATGCATGCCGAGAAGCTGCTCGTCGCGGCGGCGGTGCCGATCGAGGCCGAGGACGGTCGACAAGGCGTCTTGCTGATCGGACGACGAACCCCGATTCCATATGCGGATCGGGAGCTGAATGTACTGAAAGACGCCGCCCGAGACATGAAATTACCCGTGGAAGCACAATCCTGATTGATGGGATTGTGCTTTTTTACTATGATGGTAGTAGTGTGGGATGGGAGTGAGGGAATCTATGGTACGGTTATTCATCGTTGACGATCACGCCGTCGTGCGGTCGGGCCTGAAGTCGCTGCTCGGCGAGGACCCGCAGATGGACGTGATCGGAGAGGCGGCCGACGGCGCCGAAGCGGTGCGGGATTGCGAGCGGCTGCAACCGGACGTCGTGCTGATGGATCTCAGCATGCCGAACGGAATGGACGGAATGACCGCCACGGAGCAGCTCAAACAGCGGATGCCGAATATCGCCGTCCTCGTGCTTACGATGCACGACGACGAGCAATACTTATTCCGTGCGATCCAGGCGGGGGCGTCGGGGTATGTGCTCAAGAGCGCGCCGCACGAAGAGCTGCTGAGCGCCATCCGGTCGGTCGCGGCGGGGAACGCGTATTTGACGCCCACGGCGACGAAGCGGCTTATGGGCCAGTACCTGGATAAGATGAAGCCCGGCGGGGAAGAGGCCGACTTGTTCGCGACGCTCTCCGAGCGGGAGAAGGAAGTGTTGTCCTGGACGGCGAAGGGGTATGCCAATAAGGAGATCGCGGAGATGCTGGTCGTCAGCGTCAAGACGGTGGAGTCGCATAAGGCGAACTTAATGGAGAAGTTGGGCCTGAAGACGCGTCCCGATCTGATAAAGTACGCGATGAAGAAGGGATTGCTGCAATTTGAATAGAGAGCATGGCAATTATCCGCTGGTCATCGGACAATACGCGCGCTCGCTGCTCGACCGGTTGGACGAAATCATTCAGGACGAGACCGTCCGGGAAAACTTAAGCGATTCGCTTCGGCAGCTGACGGACATCCGGTTCGCGTTGGACGAGTCGTCGATCGTCGCGGTCACGGACCGGAAGGGCAAGATTTTGTACGTGAACGACAAGTTTTGCGAGATTTCCAAGTACTCCCGCGAGGAGCTGCTCGGCCAAGATCATCGGATCATCAATTCCGGACATCACGACAAGGCGTTCTTCCGCGAGTTATGGGAGACGATCTGCTCCGGCGACGTATGGCACGGCGAAATCAAAAATCGGGCGAAGGACGGAACGCTCTATTGGGTCGACACGACGATCGTCCCGCTGTTGGACGAGAGCGAGCAGCCGATTCAATTCCTGGCCATTCGGCACGAAATCACTCGTCTGAAGCACGTCGAAGAAGAGCTGAAGTCGATGATGGTCGGGGTCATGGAAATTCAAGAGGAGGAGCGCAAGCGCATCTCCCGGGAGCTCCACGACGGGATCGGGCAGAGCCTGTTTTCGCTCCTCATCCGCATGGATAAGCTGTTGGTGGCGACCGGCAAGGAGCCGTCGACGCCCCCCTCGATCGAGCGCGAGCTGACCGAAGCGCGCCGGAGCGTCTCGCACATTATCGAGGAGGTGCGAGGGCTGGCATGGGAGCTGCGGCCGTCCGTCCTGGACGACCTGGGCGTCGTGCCGGCGGTTCGGACGTATATCGAGAATTTCACGTCGCATTACGGCGTCGAGGTCGACTTCCGCTGCGAGCTCGGCTCGCGGCTCGATAACGTGAAGGAGACCGTTATTTACCGGGTCATCCAAGAGGCGTTAACGAACGTCGGAAAATATGCCGGCGTCGATACCGTCGAGGTCGCGTTGCTCGAGCGCCCCGATCGCGTCGAAGCGGTCGTCGCGGATCGGGGCGACGGCTTCGAGGCCCGCCGGGATCGCAAAGGCGTAGGCTTGTTCAGCATGGCCGAGCGTGCGAGAGGCGTCGGCGCGAGCCTCGAGATCGATTCGCGCCCCGGCGAAGGAACGGTCGTGCGGCTGATCGTGCCGAAGTAAACGAGTCGCTGCGGAAGCAGGGACGGAGGAGAGGAGGGGAGCCGCCTGAACAAGAAAATCGTGCTCGCCGGAGGAACCGGCTTTATCGGGAACGACTTCCGGCGACGGTTCGAGCTTCTCGGCTATGCGGTCGTCGACATTTCGCGCCGTCCGGGGCATGTGTCTTGGGATGACGAGGCCGGCATCGCGAAGGCGTTGGAGGGGGCGGAAACGCTCATCAATCTGGCCGGACGTACGGTGAATTGCCGGTATCACGCCAAGAACCGGGAGGAGATCGTTCGCTCCCGCACCGAGACGACGGCCATTCTCGGGCGTGCCGTCGCCGCTTGCGCCGTTCCGCCGAAGCTTTGGATCAATTCCAGCACGGCGACGATCTATCGGCATGCGGAGGATCGGCCGATGACGGAGACGGACGGGGAGATCGGCGAAGGCTTCTCCGTGGAGGTCGCCAAGGCGTGGGAGAAAGCGTTCTTCGACTTCCGCCCGTCGCATACGCGCCAAGTCGCGCTGCGGATCGCGATCGTGCTCGGACCGAACGGAGGCGTCATGACGCCTTATCTGAATCTCGTTCGATTCGGACTCGGCGGGGCGCAAGGCTCGGGGAACCAGATGTTCAGCTGGATTCACGTGGAGGATTTATTCCGCATCGTTCGATTCGTGCAGGAGAACGAGCGGATCGAAGGCGTATTGAACGCTTCCGCGCCGCATCCGGTGACGAACCGCGAGCTGATGCGTACGATTCGCAACGCCATGGGACGGAGGTTCGGACTGCCCGCGTCGCGCCCGATGCTCGAGCTCGGCGCGCTGCTGCTCCGAACGGAGACGGAGCTGATCTTGAAGAGCCGTTGGGTCGTGCCGGGCCGACTGACGAAAGAAGGCTTCGAATTCCGGTACGGCACGTTGAAGGAAGCATTGAAGGCGATATTGCCGTAAGAGAGCCCGGGGGTCCCTAGGGCTCTTCTTTTTCTTCCGCTGACCAATCAACGAACAGGTTTAGGTAAACCGGAGAACTGATATACTGGCTAGACGGTGGATATGAAGACGGATGCGCAAAAGGTAACATAATTCCGAGTGGAATCGCGCGGACTCCGCCTTTATCGGCAAAATGTCGAATATTTCATATCTAAAGCCGACGCAGCATAGAAAATAAATGAACTTTTGCGCATATTGTCTTCTGGTCCGGGTACAGTTGAACGAATATATGACATTTTGCCGATCTTACTTTTTCCCTTTGCCCAGTTAGTTCGGACAGCCAACAAATGCAAAAATGCAGCAAATTCGTTCACAGCTTTCCTCTCGCGAGGCGGGAACTGCGAATCCGCAGTTATTTTTCGCTCCACCGCCGGTTCACTGGCCGATTACCTGCATATTCGCAGGTATTATGCATTTTCGGGCCTTTTACCGCGTATTTTACCTGCAGATTTACATTTGTATGCCTCTTCGCGTGCGCCGACCTCGCCATACGCGGACCCATTTGATAAAAAGGGAACACGACATTTCTCTATTTCCCCGGAGACGGCCTGTTTCGAACGAAAAGGAGCCGATGACGGGCCGGGGGAACGAATCTTTCCGACCGCCTTTCCTTCTGCGACGCCCCGCCGCCGAATACACTGGGTATCAATACGGTAGTAGGGGGAGGTCATCCTCAATGCAGACGTTCTATACCGTCAGACCCGGGGATACGTTGTCTTCGATCGCGAAGCGTTGGGAGGTGCCGATCGCCTCGCTCGTCGCCGCGAATCGGATCGCGTCGCCGGATGTCATCTATCCGGGACAGCAGCTGTCCGTTCCGTCCGGCGTCGCCAAGGTTCGAGTCAAGGCGGGGGATTCCGTCTATTCGCTCGCGCAGGCGTACGGCGTGCCGACGTCGGTCGTCATCGGTGCCAATCGGCTGCATCCGCCATATACGATCTACGTCGACCAGCAGTTGGCGATTCCGCCCGGCGTACCCTATTACACGGTACAGCCCGGGGATACGTTGTATGGATTAGCGGGTCGGTACCACGTATCGACGGATGGCGCCAGAAGACCGGAGCTGATTCGGGAAGCGAACCGGCTGCCTTCCGACCGGATCGTCGTCGGCATGCGATTGGTGATCCCGTACGCGCCGCCCGGCGGCTTCGGGCAAATCGCCTACATCTCGGATCGCGAAGGAACGTTCGACCTGTGGTTATACGATCCGACGAGCGGGCGATCCGCTGCGATCGGCGGCGGCCGCGCGGATCGTCATTCGGTCCCCTATTGGTCGCCCGACGGCCGACACATCGCCTACGTAGGCAAGCAAGGCGTACTCTTCGTCGTCGACGTGCAGCAAGGCGTCGTTCGGCAGATCGATCAGATCGAGCCGTACACGGGGATGTCCTGGTCGTCCGACGGGACGCGACTCGCCTACGTGAAAGGCGACGCCATCGCGATCTACGACGTCGACTCGTTCGCGCACAGGTCGATTCCGGTTCCCGGCATCAAGTCCGCGCTTTGGTTCCCGTCCGCCGACGATCGATTGTTGTACGCGGCATCGGAGCCGACGGGGAACGACGCGTTCTATGAAATCCGCGCCGACGGCACGGCGCGGCGCCCGTTGCCGGTTTCGGCCGCCGGACCGAAGAACGAAGTGTCGCTGTCGCCGGACGGCGCCTATGCGGCGTTCACGTCTCCCGGCGCAAGCATCTCGATCGTGTATGTCGCGAATCTCGCGACGGGAGGCGTCTACGCCCTGACAGGCGGTCCGATGGCTAAGAACTACGATCCGAGCTGGTCGCCCGACGGCTCGGCAATCGTCTACAGCTCCAACGAGTACGACGACCGCAAGGGCTACTATTCGACGGTTCGCATCGAACGACCGACGGGAGGCGCTCAGCGCATCGTCGCCGCTTCCGATTGCTTCGCGACCCCGGTGTCCTGGTCGCCCGACGGCCGGGCGATCGCTTACTTGTCGGGCTGCGGAGCGCGAGGGCTCGCAAGCGAGTTGTGGGTCGTGCGGCTCGACTTCCCCGCTCCCGTACTTGCCGCCGGCGGCGCCGCGGCCGGCGAGGGGATCGCGATCACGTCCGCGCGTTGGTCGCCAAAGCCGATGCCGCCGGGACCGGTCGCCGTCTACCGCAACGAGAGCTACAAGGTAAGCTTCTCGTATCCCGCGGCGTGGCGGCAGACGAGCGACACCCGGTACGAAGGAGCGGACGGCTTCTTCGAAATTTCCGCCGTCGCGAGCGAGCTGCCGTTCGAAGCGCTGTGCCGCGAGATCGCGAACCATCCGTTGCAGCCGTTCGGTTCGGCTCCGCGCATCGTGCCGGGCCGCGTGCAGGGAGAGGAGGCTTGTTACATTTTCGCATCCGACGATCAGTCTCCCGAGCTCCGCCGACAGTCGGCGCTGCTAGCGACCTATCCCGAGCCCGTCGTCATCGGCGAAGTCGTCTACCCGTACTTCATCCTGTGGGCGGATCGGGAGCATCTCGTCTCGATCGCTTCGAGTTTGACCTTCCTTAAATAGAACGCGAGCCGCCTTCGGGCGGCTTTTCCTTTGGCGTCGGAACGGATAAGCCCGGGACGATTGTGTAAAGCTGAGGGAGGGCGAGTTTTCTATTTATTAGCATAACTAATGGTTCCTATAAAATGATTCTCATTGCTTGCAGACGCCACCTGTGGTAGCTTCAAGAGAGCGAAAAAATCTTAGGGAAATACTCGGAATTCATTCGTATGCGACGAGAGGGTGTTTTTGGTTGGTACTTCAGGTGACGAACAGTCCATTCCATCAAGAGCAAGTCGATCTCTTGAACCGGCTGCTCCCGACGTTGTCGGAATCGCAGCGCATCTGGCTCAGCGGCTACTTGTCCGCGATCCAAGGCGGAGCGGTCGCTTCCGTTCCGACCGGCGCGCAGGCGACGGCGGCTCCAACGGCTCCGACGGCCGGCGCGATCTCTAAGGAGGTCACGATTCTATACGGCTCCCAGACCGGCAACAGCCAGCGGCTGTCGAAGAAGCTGGGCGAGAAGCTGCAAGCGCAAGGGTTCCAGGTGACGCTCTCCTCGATGGGGGACTTCAAGACGAATAATTTGAAGAAGGTCGAGACGCTCTTGATCGCGGTCAGCACGCACGGCGAAGGCGATCCGCCCGACAACGCGATTCCGTTCTACGAATTCCTGCACAGCAAGCGGGCGCCACGGCTGGAAGGAATGCGATTCTCCGTGCTGGCGCTCGGCGATACGTCGTACGAGAAATTTTGCCAGACGGGCAAAGATTTCGACAAGCGTCTCGAGGAGCTCGGCGCGAGCCGTCTGACGCCGCGCGTCGATTGCGACGTCGATTACGACGAGCCGGCCGCCGAGTGGATGAATCAAGTGACCGAGGCGCTGAACGCGGCATCGGGCTCGAGCTCGTCCGCCGCCGCGGCGGCCGTCGCGCTCTCGGGCGCGGGCATTCCGGGCGCGGCGGTATCGGAATATTCGCGGACGAATCCGTTCGAGGCCGAGGTGCTCGAAAACTTGAACTTGAACGGCCGCGGCTCCGATCGCGAGACGCGCCACATCGAGCTGTCGCTCGAGGGCTCGAACCTGGACTATGAGCCGGGCGATTGCCTGGGCGTCTACGCACAAAACCATCCGCGCCTCGTGGAACAATTGATCGAGGCGATGGGCTGGAACGCGGAAGAACTCGTTCCGGTGAACAAGAACGGCGATCAACGTCCGCTCCGCGAGGCGTTGTCCAGAAATTTCGAAATTACCGTGCTGACGAAGCCGCTGCTCGAGCAAGCCGCGAAGCTGAGCTCGAACGGCGCGCTGCAAGAGCTCGTCTCCGAGGGCCGCGAGGCGGACCTTCGCGCCTATGCCGCGGAGCGGGATTTGCTCGACTTGGTGCAGGATTACAATCTTAAAGGAATTCCGGCGAAGGAGTTCGCCGCGATTCTTCGGAAGCTGCCGGCTCGCTTGTATTCGATCTCCAGCAGCTCGAAGGCGAACCCGGGCGAGGTGCATCTGACGATCCGGAAGGTACAGTACGAGGCGCAAGGCCGGGAGCGTTACGGCGTCTGCTCGACGTACGTCGCCGAGCGGCTTGCGCCGGGCGATACGGTGCCGGTGTACGTGCATCAAAATCCGAACTTCAAGATGCCGCAAAACCCGGACGCCCCGATCATCATGATCGGACCGGGGACCGGGGTGGCGCCGTTCCGCGCGTTCCTCGGCGAGCGGGAAGAGATCGGCGCCTCCGGCAAGTCGTGGTTGTTCTTCGGCGACCAGCACTTCGCTACGGATTTCTTATATCAGACCGATTGGCAGCGGTGGTTGAAGGACGGCGTGCTGACCCGCATGGACGTGGCGTTCTCCCGCGATACGGACAAGAAAGTGTACGTGCAGCACCGGATGCTCGAGAAGAGCAAGGAGCTGTACCAATGGCTTCAGGAAGGCGCCAGCGTGTACGTATGCGGCGACGAGAAGCGGATGGCGCACGACGTGCACGCCGCGCTCGGCGCCATCATCGAGCGGGAAGGCGGCTTCAGTCCGGAGGAAGCGGCGGAATATCTCAGCCGCATGCAGCAAGATAAGCGTTATCAGCGGGACGTCTACTAATCGGGTTCCCGTCCTTCAAATCGCGAGAGGAGTACGAGCGACATGTCAGAAAACAACTTGCTGTCACCGAACAGCGCGCCGCATAGCGACGTAGAGGATATCAAGCGTCGAAGCAACTACCTGCGGGGCACGCTGGAGGCGACGCTGGAAGACAGAATCACCGGGTCGATCCCCGAAGACGATAATCGATTGA from Paenibacillus antri harbors:
- a CDS encoding PAS domain-containing sensor histidine kinase, which encodes MNREHGNYPLVIGQYARSLLDRLDEIIQDETVRENLSDSLRQLTDIRFALDESSIVAVTDRKGKILYVNDKFCEISKYSREELLGQDHRIINSGHHDKAFFRELWETICSGDVWHGEIKNRAKDGTLYWVDTTIVPLLDESEQPIQFLAIRHEITRLKHVEEELKSMMVGVMEIQEEERKRISRELHDGIGQSLFSLLIRMDKLLVATGKEPSTPPSIERELTEARRSVSHIIEEVRGLAWELRPSVLDDLGVVPAVRTYIENFTSHYGVEVDFRCELGSRLDNVKETVIYRVIQEALTNVGKYAGVDTVEVALLERPDRVEAVVADRGDGFEARRDRKGVGLFSMAERARGVGASLEIDSRPGEGTVVRLIVPK
- a CDS encoding LysM peptidoglycan-binding domain-containing protein; protein product: MQTFYTVRPGDTLSSIAKRWEVPIASLVAANRIASPDVIYPGQQLSVPSGVAKVRVKAGDSVYSLAQAYGVPTSVVIGANRLHPPYTIYVDQQLAIPPGVPYYTVQPGDTLYGLAGRYHVSTDGARRPELIREANRLPSDRIVVGMRLVIPYAPPGGFGQIAYISDREGTFDLWLYDPTSGRSAAIGGGRADRHSVPYWSPDGRHIAYVGKQGVLFVVDVQQGVVRQIDQIEPYTGMSWSSDGTRLAYVKGDAIAIYDVDSFAHRSIPVPGIKSALWFPSADDRLLYAASEPTGNDAFYEIRADGTARRPLPVSAAGPKNEVSLSPDGAYAAFTSPGASISIVYVANLATGGVYALTGGPMAKNYDPSWSPDGSAIVYSSNEYDDRKGYYSTVRIERPTGGAQRIVAASDCFATPVSWSPDGRAIAYLSGCGARGLASELWVVRLDFPAPVLAAGGAAAGEGIAITSARWSPKPMPPGPVAVYRNESYKVSFSYPAAWRQTSDTRYEGADGFFEISAVASELPFEALCREIANHPLQPFGSAPRIVPGRVQGEEACYIFASDDQSPELRRQSALLATYPEPVVIGEVVYPYFILWADREHLVSIASSLTFLK
- a CDS encoding assimilatory sulfite reductase (NADPH) flavoprotein subunit; the protein is MVLQVTNSPFHQEQVDLLNRLLPTLSESQRIWLSGYLSAIQGGAVASVPTGAQATAAPTAPTAGAISKEVTILYGSQTGNSQRLSKKLGEKLQAQGFQVTLSSMGDFKTNNLKKVETLLIAVSTHGEGDPPDNAIPFYEFLHSKRAPRLEGMRFSVLALGDTSYEKFCQTGKDFDKRLEELGASRLTPRVDCDVDYDEPAAEWMNQVTEALNAASGSSSSAAAAAVALSGAGIPGAAVSEYSRTNPFEAEVLENLNLNGRGSDRETRHIELSLEGSNLDYEPGDCLGVYAQNHPRLVEQLIEAMGWNAEELVPVNKNGDQRPLREALSRNFEITVLTKPLLEQAAKLSSNGALQELVSEGREADLRAYAAERDLLDLVQDYNLKGIPAKEFAAILRKLPARLYSISSSSKANPGEVHLTIRKVQYEAQGRERYGVCSTYVAERLAPGDTVPVYVHQNPNFKMPQNPDAPIIMIGPGTGVAPFRAFLGEREEIGASGKSWLFFGDQHFATDFLYQTDWQRWLKDGVLTRMDVAFSRDTDKKVYVQHRMLEKSKELYQWLQEGASVYVCGDEKRMAHDVHAALGAIIEREGGFSPEEAAEYLSRMQQDKRYQRDVY
- a CDS encoding TIGR01777 family oxidoreductase, yielding MNKKIVLAGGTGFIGNDFRRRFELLGYAVVDISRRPGHVSWDDEAGIAKALEGAETLINLAGRTVNCRYHAKNREEIVRSRTETTAILGRAVAACAVPPKLWINSSTATIYRHAEDRPMTETDGEIGEGFSVEVAKAWEKAFFDFRPSHTRQVALRIAIVLGPNGGVMTPYLNLVRFGLGGAQGSGNQMFSWIHVEDLFRIVRFVQENERIEGVLNASAPHPVTNRELMRTIRNAMGRRFGLPASRPMLELGALLLRTETELILKSRWVVPGRLTKEGFEFRYGTLKEALKAILP